One Erysipelothrix amsterdamensis DNA window includes the following coding sequences:
- a CDS encoding aminopeptidase, translated as MNDLLKKYAKLAVCSGVNVQKGQTVLVNVKAEHYEFARLIVEEAYAAGAKKVVIKFGDDHIAKMHVQNQDIETLTDIPQWLIDEYDSYLDEDLCRLSIYAPSPGLMADVDGDKLAAQAKAQGQALKRMREYTMANRGQWSLVSLPTKEWAHVVFPDLEVEEAYEKLLEAILYAVRINENDDPVAAWEKHNAKLSHQNQILNDYNFKSLHFKNAKGTDIVVGLVDNHVWAGGEEVSERGYTFNPNMPTEESFTMPDRLNVNGIVYSTKPLNYNGKLIDEFWLKFVDGKVVEFDAKQERETLEQLLNTDEGSRHIGEIALISHQSPISDLNILFYNTLFDENASCHMALGRAYPMNLKGGTEMTDEELLAHNANDSLNHEDFMFGSEDMSVVGTTHDDKEIVVFSEGNFVI; from the coding sequence ATGAATGATTTATTAAAAAAATATGCTAAACTTGCGGTTTGTTCAGGTGTTAATGTACAAAAAGGACAAACAGTTTTAGTTAATGTCAAAGCGGAGCACTATGAATTTGCTCGTTTGATTGTAGAGGAAGCTTATGCTGCAGGTGCAAAAAAAGTTGTTATCAAATTTGGTGATGATCATATAGCGAAAATGCATGTTCAAAATCAAGATATTGAAACACTTACCGATATTCCTCAATGGCTTATTGACGAATACGATAGTTATTTAGATGAAGATTTATGCCGTCTCTCTATCTACGCGCCATCACCAGGGCTAATGGCTGATGTAGACGGTGATAAACTGGCTGCACAAGCTAAAGCACAAGGACAAGCTTTAAAGCGCATGCGAGAGTATACGATGGCGAACCGAGGACAGTGGTCTTTAGTGTCACTTCCAACTAAAGAATGGGCACATGTTGTTTTCCCGGATCTTGAGGTTGAAGAAGCGTATGAAAAACTGTTAGAAGCTATTCTTTATGCCGTACGTATTAATGAAAATGATGATCCAGTTGCAGCTTGGGAAAAACATAATGCAAAACTATCACATCAAAATCAAATTTTAAACGATTACAATTTTAAATCATTACATTTCAAAAATGCTAAGGGTACCGATATTGTCGTTGGATTGGTTGATAATCATGTATGGGCTGGCGGAGAAGAAGTTTCAGAACGTGGCTATACATTTAATCCGAATATGCCAACTGAGGAATCATTCACCATGCCAGATCGCCTTAACGTAAATGGAATTGTCTATAGTACTAAACCATTAAACTATAATGGTAAGCTTATCGATGAATTCTGGCTGAAATTTGTTGACGGAAAAGTTGTTGAGTTTGATGCAAAACAAGAACGTGAGACACTAGAACAACTTTTAAATACGGATGAAGGTAGCCGTCACATTGGAGAAATTGCACTCATTTCGCATCAATCTCCAATTTCCGACTTGAATATTTTATTCTATAACACGCTTTTTGATGAAAATGCATCATGTCATATGGCCTTAGGCCGTGCTTACCCAATGAATCTTAAGGGTGGTACTGAAATGACTGATGAAGAATTACTTGCCCATAATGCAAATGATTCATTAAATCATGAAGATTTTATGTTTGGTAGCGAGGATATGAGTGTTGTAGGAACGACACACGATGATAAAGAAATTGTCGTATTTAGTGAAGGTAATTTTGTAATTTAG
- the coaE gene encoding dephospho-CoA kinase (Dephospho-CoA kinase (CoaE) performs the final step in coenzyme A biosynthesis.) has product MKIGITGTIGAGKSSVSHHIVELGYEVYDMDRLTHSFYEPEGILYDFIIELLGPEILRLDKTVDRQIMSGILFKNSKLLERLEEKVFAEVRAFIQNIHDDKKTLIFFEVPLLFESEMEDLFDLIIMVSADYDSRIKRLLNRGMKSEDIDRRMNRQYSEKIKEEKSDYILCNNSTIVDLNRDTEKLIEKIKKGGYN; this is encoded by the coding sequence ATGAAAATTGGAATAACTGGAACAATTGGAGCCGGGAAGTCGAGTGTAAGTCATCATATAGTTGAATTAGGTTATGAAGTTTATGACATGGATCGTTTGACACATTCTTTTTACGAACCAGAGGGCATTTTATATGATTTTATTATTGAATTATTGGGACCTGAAATTCTTCGGCTTGATAAAACGGTGGATCGACAAATTATGTCTGGAATATTATTTAAAAATTCTAAATTACTCGAACGACTTGAAGAAAAAGTTTTTGCGGAAGTAAGAGCATTTATCCAGAATATTCATGATGATAAAAAGACATTGATTTTTTTCGAAGTACCGCTTCTTTTCGAGTCAGAGATGGAGGATCTGTTTGACCTTATCATTATGGTGAGTGCTGATTATGATTCTCGGATTAAAAGGTTATTAAATCGTGGTATGAAGTCTGAAGATATTGATCGAAGAATGAATCGTCAGTATTCGGAAAAGATAAAAGAAGAAAAATCAGACTATATTCTATGTAATAATAGTACGATCGTTGACTTAAATCGGGACACTGAGAAGTTAATTGAAAAAATAAAAAAAGGAGGATACAATTGA
- a CDS encoding ROK family protein, producing MNKYIGVDLGGTNVRVAVIDEDGKIHEQVKSESYALEGPEVVLDNIISMIKNLKQFDECVGIGLGLPGPVNTELGCVTLSTNMKGFTEYPVIDYLKKHIDLPIYMDNDANVAGLAEALVGAGKGNNVVYYLTHSTGIGGALVFNGQVLSGHKGYAGEVGNIVIDRERVRRSDINTLNAGAVENEASGSALVRKAQELIDPKIQSAEEIFTLMEQENEQAIQLIDEMSYDFAMMLSSIAHVCNPHIFVIGGGVTKSKNLYWDRMIGYYQELVHEQMRDTQFVEAKLDEPGVIGAAMLCYSKEGHR from the coding sequence ATGAATAAATATATCGGAGTTGATTTAGGCGGTACGAATGTACGTGTGGCTGTTATTGATGAAGATGGAAAGATTCATGAGCAAGTTAAGAGCGAATCATACGCACTTGAGGGACCAGAAGTTGTTTTAGATAACATCATTTCGATGATAAAAAACTTAAAACAATTTGACGAATGTGTTGGAATTGGACTGGGTTTACCTGGTCCAGTTAACACAGAACTTGGGTGCGTAACCTTATCTACTAACATGAAAGGGTTTACGGAGTATCCGGTAATCGATTATCTTAAAAAACATATAGATTTACCAATCTATATGGATAATGATGCAAACGTTGCAGGTCTTGCTGAAGCACTAGTCGGTGCAGGTAAAGGCAACAACGTTGTGTATTATTTAACGCATTCTACGGGTATTGGGGGGGCACTTGTATTTAATGGACAAGTGCTTTCTGGTCACAAGGGGTATGCGGGTGAAGTCGGTAATATCGTGATAGATCGTGAACGTGTTCGACGTTCGGACATTAATACTTTAAATGCGGGTGCGGTTGAAAATGAAGCAAGTGGTTCGGCATTAGTTCGTAAAGCTCAAGAATTGATTGATCCAAAAATTCAGTCTGCAGAAGAAATTTTCACCCTTATGGAACAAGAAAATGAACAGGCGATTCAACTTATTGATGAAATGTCTTACGATTTCGCAATGATGCTCTCTTCAATTGCGCATGTATGTAATCCACATATTTTTGTAATTGGTGGTGGTGTTACGAAATCAAAAAACTTATATTGGGACCGTATGATCGGTTACTATCAGGAACTCGTTCATGAACAAATGAGAGATACTCAATTTGTTGAAGCGAAGTTGGATGAACCTGGTGTAATAGGTGCGGCGATGTTGTGTTACTCGAAAGAAGGTCACAGATAA
- the pyk gene encoding pyruvate kinase: MHEMKKTKIICTIGPASESPEMIEKLANEGMNIVRFNFSHDVQENHLRRMKVVREVSDRIGINLGILLDTKGPEIRCGDMENGALEFAEGDIVRVGFDADYLGNNERFTLLVPEVYEDVKVDDYLLIDDGKMKLTVIDKKDGDLVCRIDNPGLIKTRKGVNVPNVVLSMPFLSEKDRADITFGAVNGIDYIAASFVRRAQDVLDIREVIEAAGKPDIQIIVKIENQEGFDNIESILEVADGVMVARGDLGVEVSTHLVPIYQKQIIKTANRMGKPVVTATHMLESMQQNPRPTRAEASDVANAILDGTDAIMLSGESAVGAYPVEAVRTMAEIAIAMEEIIPYRDRLRHSIKSSKRTIQDSIGISIAETALNLDDVAAVIAFTQSGSTAKRISKYRPNVPVIAVTFTKEVQNRLEIVWGVKPVVSDIRNEMTNDDEIANTIAKNFGIEPGKKVIIAAGYPTGTGNTNTMKIIEIK; this comes from the coding sequence ATGCATGAAATGAAAAAAACTAAGATTATTTGTACTATCGGACCCGCTTCCGAATCACCAGAGATGATTGAAAAACTCGCAAATGAGGGAATGAATATCGTTCGCTTTAACTTCTCTCACGATGTTCAAGAAAATCATTTACGTCGTATGAAAGTCGTTCGCGAAGTAAGTGATCGAATTGGTATTAACCTAGGGATTCTTTTAGATACTAAAGGTCCAGAAATTCGCTGTGGCGACATGGAAAATGGTGCACTTGAATTTGCAGAGGGCGATATTGTTCGTGTAGGTTTTGATGCAGATTATTTAGGAAATAACGAACGTTTTACTTTATTAGTACCAGAAGTTTATGAAGATGTTAAAGTTGATGATTACCTACTTATTGATGACGGTAAAATGAAACTTACAGTTATTGATAAAAAAGATGGTGATCTCGTTTGTCGTATCGATAATCCAGGTCTTATTAAAACACGTAAAGGTGTTAACGTACCTAATGTAGTGTTAAGTATGCCATTCCTTTCTGAAAAAGATCGTGCAGATATCACATTTGGTGCAGTTAATGGTATTGACTATATTGCCGCATCATTTGTTCGACGTGCACAAGACGTTTTAGATATTCGCGAAGTTATTGAAGCAGCTGGTAAACCAGATATCCAAATCATTGTTAAGATTGAAAACCAAGAAGGATTCGATAACATCGAAAGCATTCTTGAAGTAGCAGATGGAGTTATGGTTGCTCGTGGAGACTTAGGTGTTGAAGTAAGTACACACTTAGTTCCAATTTACCAAAAACAAATCATTAAAACAGCAAACAGAATGGGTAAACCTGTAGTTACAGCAACTCATATGCTTGAATCAATGCAACAAAACCCACGTCCTACACGCGCTGAAGCTAGTGATGTTGCCAATGCAATTTTAGACGGTACTGATGCAATTATGCTTTCAGGTGAATCTGCTGTTGGGGCATACCCAGTTGAAGCGGTTCGTACAATGGCAGAAATTGCGATTGCTATGGAAGAAATTATTCCTTACCGTGATCGTTTACGTCATTCAATTAAATCATCAAAACGAACAATTCAAGATTCAATCGGGATTTCAATTGCTGAAACAGCATTAAACCTTGATGATGTTGCTGCGGTAATTGCATTTACTCAAAGCGGCTCAACTGCTAAACGTATCTCAAAATACCGTCCTAACGTTCCTGTGATTGCTGTTACTTTCACTAAAGAAGTACAAAATCGCCTCGAAATCGTATGGGGTGTTAAACCAGTTGTTTCAGATATCCGAAATGAAATGACAAACGATGATGAAATTGCAAATACAATTGCTAAAAACTTCGGAATCGAACCAGGTAAAAAAGTTATTATTGCTGCTGGATACCCAACAGGTACCGGTAATACAAATACAATGAAAATTATTGAAATAAAATAA
- the mutM gene encoding bifunctional DNA-formamidopyrimidine glycosylase/DNA-(apurinic or apyrimidinic site) lyase: MPELPEVETIIRTLEKSLKDKHIDSIDFIYPKLLEDQSEYPLESLVGSSFQAFHRRGKYLWFEMSNGLHWILHLRMEGKFHLYDYDKAPSKHTHCVINYDGGTIHYLDTRKFSRMAIVKEPLKYLETKNLGLEPFDTNLNGEYIYQKIHHSNRVMKTILLDQSIIAGIGNIYADEILYETQIHPLTTGSKITMKQCDLLVETTKVVLSNAIKAGGTTVRSYTSSLNVSGRFQINLNAYGRAGDPCSRCGSIMKRIVVSGRSTVFCEKCQKVQI; the protein is encoded by the coding sequence ATGCCAGAATTACCAGAAGTTGAGACAATTATACGAACACTTGAGAAGTCTCTCAAAGACAAACATATTGATTCGATAGATTTTATTTATCCAAAATTACTCGAAGATCAATCTGAATATCCACTAGAGAGTCTGGTAGGCTCAAGCTTTCAGGCATTTCATCGTCGCGGGAAATACCTCTGGTTTGAGATGTCTAATGGATTGCATTGGATTCTTCACTTAAGAATGGAAGGAAAGTTTCATCTTTACGATTACGATAAAGCTCCATCGAAGCATACGCACTGTGTTATTAATTATGATGGTGGCACGATTCACTATTTAGATACACGAAAATTCTCACGTATGGCTATCGTCAAAGAGCCACTAAAATATTTAGAAACAAAAAACCTAGGTTTAGAGCCATTTGATACAAATTTGAATGGTGAATACATCTATCAGAAAATTCATCATTCCAACCGTGTTATGAAAACAATATTATTGGATCAAAGTATTATTGCAGGAATTGGTAATATATATGCAGATGAAATTCTTTATGAAACTCAAATTCATCCTCTCACTACGGGTTCGAAAATAACGATGAAACAGTGCGATTTACTTGTAGAGACGACGAAGGTTGTCCTTAGTAACGCAATCAAAGCCGGAGGAACAACTGTGCGTTCATACACTTCATCGCTTAATGTATCGGGTCGTTTCCAAATTAACCTTAATGCATATGGGAGAGCAGGCGATCCGTGTTCGCGTTGTGGTTCGATTATGAAACGAATTGTTGTATCGGGTCGATCAACTGTATTTTGTGAAAAATGTCAGAAGGTGCAGATATGA
- a CDS encoding DnaD domain protein, with translation MQEVVYKTNVDFKIAPDQMESLILLYQPLFSYPALSLYLTLYEFGQFESEVTIKTLTHMLHLGTSDLNDYRKELERFALIRTYDTGVLTLVLTPPLSPHDFLQHPTFGRLYAIVRGNEAFIEVCSRYRKSICVELDNEISASFDLSRLSSWDESLEESYTSKRIEGTDTDRKHKFDVEGFFKSISNVMYPLAFRTELVREKVGVFGSFYNLNYLDMKSVLMASTNFETGDFDSKKFQYLIEKNHGTQSVESVSDPYELDPVSFLAYKQEDTYIIDADRKLLKSLEHNFGFDNKVINVLVEYILETNDKNLNRGFVEKVASSWKRRGVKTLEDALKEREAPNSSSNKRVPKPKVEVAAPTYSTDTTIDKDVDELKSRLKGMLSKGEI, from the coding sequence ATGCAAGAAGTCGTATATAAAACAAATGTAGATTTTAAAATAGCACCCGATCAAATGGAGTCATTGATCCTCTTATATCAACCTCTTTTTTCATATCCTGCATTAAGTTTATATTTAACACTTTATGAGTTTGGTCAATTTGAGTCGGAGGTAACAATTAAAACTTTGACTCATATGTTGCACCTTGGGACATCGGATTTAAACGATTATCGAAAAGAGTTAGAGCGATTTGCACTTATTCGTACCTATGACACAGGAGTTTTAACGCTTGTATTGACACCACCGCTTAGTCCTCATGATTTCTTACAACATCCAACCTTTGGAAGACTCTATGCAATTGTACGAGGGAACGAAGCTTTTATTGAGGTTTGTTCACGCTATCGTAAAAGTATTTGTGTTGAATTGGATAATGAAATATCTGCAAGTTTTGATTTATCTCGATTATCATCCTGGGATGAGTCGTTAGAAGAATCATATACATCAAAACGCATTGAAGGTACAGACACAGATCGTAAGCATAAATTCGATGTTGAGGGCTTCTTTAAGTCGATAAGTAACGTTATGTATCCATTGGCATTTCGAACCGAGCTTGTTCGTGAAAAAGTAGGGGTGTTTGGCTCTTTTTATAATTTGAACTACTTGGACATGAAATCAGTATTAATGGCTTCTACGAATTTTGAAACGGGTGATTTTGATTCGAAAAAATTTCAGTATCTTATTGAAAAAAATCACGGAACGCAAAGTGTTGAAAGTGTTTCAGATCCATATGAACTTGATCCTGTTAGCTTCTTGGCATATAAACAAGAGGATACATATATTATTGATGCAGATCGCAAACTGTTAAAATCTTTAGAGCATAATTTCGGCTTTGATAATAAGGTCATTAATGTACTTGTAGAGTATATTCTAGAAACAAATGACAAAAATTTAAACAGAGGATTTGTTGAAAAGGTTGCATCATCATGGAAACGTCGTGGTGTAAAAACATTGGAGGATGCTCTTAAAGAACGCGAGGCGCCAAATTCATCAAGTAATAAGCGTGTACCTAAACCGAAGGTTGAAGTTGCAGCACCAACCTATTCCACAGATACTACTATTGATAAAGATGTTGATGAACTAAAATCTCGATTAAAAGGGATGCTAAGTAAAGGAGAGATCTAG
- the pfkA gene encoding 6-phosphofructokinase — protein MKKIGILTSGGDAPGMNAAIRAVVRSGISAGLEVFGVFDGYEGLVNDNIRKLSRGDVSDIIIQGGTILGSARLEDFKLLEVREKAVANLEKHGIEGLVVIGGDGSYRGAMALTEMGINCIGIPGTIDNDIASTDYTIGFDTALNTVILNVDKLRDTSSSHHRCSVVEVMGNRCGDLALYAGLTTGAEVIITKETGYDESEVLERLSRIEEVKKKRHAIVIISEKITDVELLAQKISRHTGFSGRSTVLGHIQRGGSPTARDRILATQFGDKAVRLLIAGDGGKCVSILNEEIVAIDIDEALKMPKKSSRALFELHDRLV, from the coding sequence ATGAAGAAGATTGGCATATTAACTTCAGGTGGTGATGCTCCGGGCATGAATGCAGCGATTCGTGCCGTTGTCCGTTCTGGTATTTCAGCCGGACTTGAAGTGTTTGGTGTTTTTGACGGATACGAAGGCTTAGTAAACGATAATATTCGAAAGCTAAGTCGTGGTGATGTTAGTGACATTATTATTCAAGGTGGAACAATTTTAGGGAGTGCACGTCTTGAGGACTTTAAGCTTCTTGAAGTTCGCGAAAAAGCTGTAGCGAACTTAGAGAAACACGGTATTGAAGGTTTGGTTGTCATAGGTGGTGATGGAAGTTACCGTGGTGCGATGGCACTTACAGAGATGGGGATTAACTGTATCGGAATTCCAGGTACCATTGACAATGATATTGCATCTACTGATTACACGATTGGTTTTGATACAGCGTTGAATACAGTTATTCTCAATGTTGATAAACTCCGTGATACTTCGAGTTCACACCATCGTTGTTCAGTTGTAGAGGTTATGGGAAATCGATGTGGTGATTTAGCCCTCTATGCTGGATTAACTACAGGTGCGGAAGTAATTATTACAAAAGAAACAGGATATGATGAATCAGAAGTATTAGAACGCTTAAGCAGAATTGAAGAAGTGAAGAAAAAACGACATGCAATTGTTATCATTAGTGAAAAAATAACTGATGTAGAACTTCTAGCGCAAAAGATTTCAAGACATACTGGTTTTTCGGGCCGTTCAACTGTTTTAGGTCATATACAACGTGGTGGATCACCGACAGCACGTGACCGTATTTTAGCAACACAATTCGGTGATAAGGCAGTTAGACTGCTTATCGCAGGTGATGGCGGAAAATGCGTCAGCATCTTAAACGAAGAAATAGTAGCAATCGATATTGATGAAGCATTGAAAATGCCTAAAAAATCAAGTAGAGCGCTGTTTGAATTACATGACAGATTGGTATAG
- the polA gene encoding DNA polymerase I, whose amino-acid sequence MNKLLLIDGNSMLFRAYYGTLSRGYMKSSSGVVTNAVYGFSTMLAKAIEIIDPTHVLVAFDTKDKTFRHDMFDAYKGTRKEVDEELVSQFALVREFLDAYPIQRFELSGYEADDIIGTMSKMYPDYKVEILTSDRDMLQLIDDNVDVLLMKKGLTDLRLMDKKSLMDEMGIEPKQIVDMKALMGDASDNIPGVPSIGEKTALKLLGQYGTFDNLYMHKEEIKGKMGEKIREFEEQARMSYQLAEIHTSVPLDIDLSSIKYEIPNESLNAFYRKYDMNSLITDNYDVEVVEKETIKFIDLDLSWKKSMIAISMELDKKGNLEGCYLSDGKENIYLTFGEMVGNEAFRALISSDISIVVDSSKSLYRFCLENDIEIMNQFDDLLLLAFIVNSSITTMARLKDEFGLWFHEYEGMEKGAAFTQAILTQFNTLKSEADKIEVYSVYEEIEKPLVPILSKCEFRGINVDRSVLDEIARVTHQKIETLSNQVYELAGMEFNLNSPKQLAEVLFDHLQLPTKKKRSTAVDVLEGLIEEHAIIAPILEYRKYQKLYSTYAVGLTKHIHADGKIHTSFNQHATQTGRLSSSDPNLQNISVRDEETRMIRKAFVASEGCTLMSIDYSQIELRVLSYLADEKRMMEAFNGGHDIHSETAKAIFGVEDVTSTMRRQAKSVNFGIVYGMSEYGLSKQLDITIPEARHFITRYNEIYPNITKYMDSVVEDCLRDGYVKTLFNRRRYIPEIYDANRAVKDFGKRAAMNAPIQGTAADIIKIAMIKADELLTSNNYRSSMILQVHDELVFDVYDDELEYIQDLMVSVMEHIVSWPIDLNVSVDTGKDWY is encoded by the coding sequence ATGAATAAATTATTATTAATAGACGGGAATTCAATGCTTTTTAGAGCTTACTATGGAACGCTTTCAAGGGGATACATGAAGTCCAGTTCAGGAGTTGTCACCAATGCTGTATATGGCTTTTCAACAATGCTTGCTAAAGCTATAGAAATCATTGATCCTACACATGTACTTGTGGCTTTTGATACAAAGGATAAAACGTTTCGTCATGATATGTTTGATGCATATAAAGGGACTCGTAAAGAGGTTGATGAAGAATTGGTGTCTCAATTTGCGCTTGTACGTGAATTTTTAGATGCGTATCCAATTCAACGGTTTGAACTAAGTGGTTACGAGGCGGACGATATTATCGGAACAATGTCAAAAATGTATCCGGATTATAAAGTTGAAATTTTAACTAGTGATCGTGACATGTTGCAACTTATTGATGATAATGTTGATGTTTTGCTTATGAAAAAAGGTCTTACGGATTTACGCCTTATGGATAAAAAAAGTTTAATGGATGAAATGGGTATTGAACCAAAACAAATTGTAGATATGAAAGCGTTAATGGGTGATGCGAGTGATAATATTCCTGGTGTGCCATCAATCGGTGAGAAAACTGCACTTAAACTTCTTGGGCAGTATGGTACTTTTGACAATTTGTATATGCATAAAGAAGAAATTAAAGGGAAAATGGGCGAAAAAATTCGCGAATTCGAAGAACAAGCGAGGATGTCTTATCAATTGGCTGAAATACATACCTCTGTTCCACTTGATATTGATCTTTCCAGCATCAAGTATGAGATACCAAACGAGTCATTAAATGCTTTCTATCGTAAATATGATATGAATTCACTCATTACTGATAATTATGATGTCGAAGTGGTTGAAAAAGAGACAATCAAATTTATTGATTTGGATTTATCTTGGAAAAAGTCGATGATTGCAATTTCAATGGAACTTGACAAAAAAGGAAACCTAGAAGGGTGTTACCTTTCCGATGGTAAAGAGAATATTTATTTAACATTTGGAGAAATGGTTGGAAATGAGGCTTTTAGAGCGCTCATTTCATCGGATATTTCTATTGTGGTTGACTCGTCTAAGTCACTCTATCGATTTTGTTTAGAAAACGATATAGAAATAATGAATCAATTTGATGATTTATTACTTCTTGCATTTATTGTGAACTCGTCAATAACGACTATGGCACGATTAAAAGATGAATTTGGTTTATGGTTTCATGAATATGAAGGTATGGAAAAAGGTGCAGCATTTACTCAAGCAATACTTACCCAATTTAATACACTAAAATCTGAAGCAGATAAGATTGAAGTTTATTCAGTATATGAAGAGATTGAAAAGCCTTTAGTTCCGATTCTATCGAAGTGTGAGTTTAGAGGAATTAATGTTGATCGAAGCGTTCTAGATGAAATCGCACGCGTTACACATCAAAAAATCGAGACACTCAGCAATCAAGTTTATGAACTTGCAGGGATGGAATTCAATTTAAATTCGCCAAAACAACTTGCAGAGGTATTATTTGACCATCTCCAATTGCCTACTAAAAAGAAACGTTCAACTGCTGTGGATGTGCTTGAAGGCTTAATTGAAGAACATGCAATCATAGCTCCAATTTTAGAATATCGAAAGTATCAAAAACTTTATAGTACTTATGCTGTAGGTTTAACGAAGCATATTCATGCTGATGGTAAAATTCATACTTCTTTTAATCAACACGCAACACAAACAGGTCGATTATCGTCAAGTGATCCAAATTTACAAAATATTTCGGTTCGTGACGAAGAAACACGAATGATTCGGAAAGCCTTTGTAGCGTCCGAAGGCTGTACCTTAATGTCAATTGATTATTCTCAAATTGAACTCCGTGTACTCTCTTATTTAGCAGATGAAAAACGTATGATGGAAGCATTTAACGGAGGTCATGATATCCACTCTGAAACAGCGAAAGCTATATTTGGTGTTGAAGATGTAACAAGTACTATGCGACGTCAAGCAAAAAGTGTTAACTTTGGAATTGTCTATGGTATGTCAGAGTATGGACTTTCAAAACAGTTGGATATAACAATTCCAGAAGCACGTCATTTTATTACACGATATAACGAAATTTACCCTAACATTACAAAATATATGGATTCTGTCGTTGAAGACTGTTTGCGTGATGGTTACGTTAAGACGCTTTTTAATCGTCGTCGTTATATTCCTGAAATCTATGATGCGAATCGTGCAGTGAAAGATTTTGGAAAGCGTGCAGCGATGAATGCGCCGATTCAAGGTACGGCTGCAGATATTATCAAAATAGCAATGATCAAAGCAGATGAATTATTGACGTCAAATAACTATAGATCGTCGATGATCTTACAAGTTCATGATGAGCTCGTATTTGATGTTTATGATGATGAACTTGAATACATTCAAGATTTGATGGTATCAGTTATGGAACACATTGTCTCATGGCCAATTGATTTAAACGTTTCTGTGGATACAGGTAAGGATTGGTATTAA
- a CDS encoding ATP-binding protein, with protein MSLRNLKFELSDEQVQKRVETFERLRILPEIIDFMERFECPDSIVEANAFQFKNWVLNKRKAESYSAEELENDPSLGQYVDLIYDQSTGILSEQIFELPIVREIAEENAYLSQYVIFDLPLSLHDALFSKISIENENPNYLGVLEDMINFVENDKPGYYLYGNLGIGKSYLSACVSNDFAKSGRNVAFIHVPKLMSHLKQLFTHPTEMEYTLRKLRKVPLLVLDDLGAEPITSWSRDEILLSILNERLENKKKTIITSNYSPDMLVDLYKLDNKGTSDEIRAKRLVDRIHALTIPYEMVGQNRRNK; from the coding sequence ATGAGTTTACGTAATCTAAAATTTGAGTTATCCGATGAGCAAGTTCAAAAGCGTGTCGAAACGTTTGAACGTTTACGTATATTACCAGAAATAATCGATTTCATGGAACGATTTGAGTGTCCAGATTCGATTGTTGAAGCGAATGCGTTTCAATTCAAAAATTGGGTTCTAAATAAGCGAAAAGCTGAATCATACTCAGCTGAAGAACTTGAAAACGATCCAAGTTTGGGTCAATATGTAGACCTAATTTATGATCAATCAACTGGGATATTATCTGAGCAAATTTTTGAACTTCCAATTGTTCGCGAGATTGCAGAAGAAAATGCTTATTTAAGTCAGTATGTTATCTTTGATTTACCACTTAGTTTGCACGATGCATTATTTTCGAAAATATCAATTGAAAATGAGAACCCTAATTATTTGGGCGTTCTTGAAGATATGATTAACTTTGTTGAAAATGATAAACCAGGATACTATTTATACGGTAATTTAGGGATTGGAAAGAGTTATTTAAGTGCGTGTGTTTCAAACGACTTTGCGAAGAGTGGTCGCAATGTTGCGTTTATTCATGTACCAAAACTTATGAGCCATTTAAAGCAATTATTTACACATCCGACCGAGATGGAATATACGTTAAGAAAGCTAAGAAAGGTTCCATTGCTTGTTTTGGATGATTTGGGTGCGGAGCCAATCACGTCATGGAGTCGTGATGAAATCTTATTGTCGATTCTAAATGAACGACTTGAAAACAAAAAAAAGACGATAATAACAAGTAATTACAGTCCTGACATGCTTGTTGACCTATACAAACTCGATAATAAGGGAACTTCTGATGAGATTCGAGCTAAAAGATTGGTAGATCGTATCCATGCTTTAACAATCCCATATGAAATGGTAGGACAAAATAGACGAAACAAGTAA